One Bradyrhizobium manausense DNA segment encodes these proteins:
- a CDS encoding aliphatic sulfonate ABC transporter substrate-binding protein, with protein MIKMTRRILLAGAVVLAVAPAAKAADPLKEIRIDWATYNPVSMVLKQKGLLEKEFAKDGITITWVQSAGSNKALEFLNAGSIDFGSTAGSAALVARINGNPIKSIYVYSRPEWTALVTSKDSKIASVADLKGKRVAVTRGTDPHIFLVRALLSAGLTEKDITPVLLQHADGKTALIRGDVDAWAGLDPMMAQAEVEEGAKLFYRKADANTWGILNVREQFLKDHPDAARRVLAVYEDARKYSLANYDELKKTFIAITKLPDAVVDKQLKERTELTHSRIGAPQRESILAAGLALQQAGVVDAKVDVKATLDALIDDQVPLPTN; from the coding sequence ATGATCAAGATGACACGACGTATTCTGCTGGCGGGAGCCGTTGTGCTCGCTGTGGCCCCCGCGGCCAAGGCTGCGGATCCGCTCAAGGAAATCCGCATCGATTGGGCGACCTACAATCCGGTGTCGATGGTCCTGAAGCAGAAGGGGCTGCTCGAGAAAGAGTTTGCGAAGGACGGCATCACCATCACCTGGGTGCAGTCGGCAGGCTCGAACAAGGCGCTCGAATTCCTCAACGCCGGCTCGATCGATTTCGGCTCGACGGCCGGCTCGGCCGCGCTGGTCGCACGCATCAACGGCAACCCCATCAAGTCGATCTACGTCTACTCGCGTCCTGAGTGGACCGCGCTGGTCACATCAAAGGATTCCAAGATCGCGAGCGTTGCCGATCTCAAGGGCAAGCGCGTCGCGGTGACGCGCGGCACCGATCCGCACATCTTCCTGGTGCGCGCGCTGCTCAGTGCCGGCCTCACCGAAAAGGACATCACGCCCGTGCTGCTCCAGCACGCCGACGGCAAGACCGCGCTGATCCGCGGCGATGTCGACGCGTGGGCCGGTCTCGATCCGATGATGGCGCAGGCCGAGGTCGAGGAGGGTGCCAAGCTGTTCTATCGCAAGGCGGACGCCAACACCTGGGGCATCCTCAATGTGCGCGAGCAGTTCCTGAAGGATCATCCGGACGCCGCCCGGCGCGTGCTCGCGGTCTATGAGGATGCGCGAAAGTATTCGCTGGCGAATTACGATGAGCTGAAGAAGACCTTCATCGCGATCACCAAGCTGCCCGACGCCGTCGTCGACAAGCAGCTCAAGGAGCGCACCGAGCTCACCCACAGCCGCATCGGCGCGCCCCAGCGCGAGTCGATCCTCGCCGCCGGCCTCGCGCTTCAACAGGCCGGCGTCGTCGACGCCAAGGTCGACGTGAAGGCGACGCTCGATGCCCTGATCGACGATCAGGTCCCGCTGCCGACGAATTGA